In Gordonia sp. SL306, the genomic window CCTGCCTACCGCTCGGCGGCGTGGGCGCGTCGGCATGCGGCGGGGCGCGAGGTCCGCGCCGTGCATCACCACCACGCGCACGTGTCGGCGGTGATGGGTGAGCACGGGATGGGTCCGGAGGACAGCGTCGTCGGAATGGCCTTCGACGGAACCGGATTCGGCACCGATGGTGCGATCTGGGGTGGGGAGGTGCTGCACGCGAGCTACAAGTCGTGCGAGCGGCTCGCGCACCTGCGGTATGTACCGTTGCCCGGTGGTGACATGAGCGTCTATCGCCCGTACCGAATGGCACTGGCGCACTTGTGGTCCGCCGGGATCGACTGGTCGGATGCCCTCCCGCCGGTGCGGGCCTGTCCGGTTGGCGAACGTCGCGCGCTCGCTCATCAGCTCGAGACGGGGTTCGGATGTGTTCGGACGTCGAGTATGGGCAGGCTCTTCGACGCGGTGTCCGCACTCGCCGGGATTCGACAGGTCGTCGATTTCGAGGCGCAGGCGGCGATCGAGCTCGAGGCAGCGGCACGCGGAAACGACGGCGCCGGCATCCACTACCGATTCGCCGTGTCGGACCACCGGGGCGTGGACGAGCTCGCTACGGTGATCGATCCGTCTCCGGTGATCGCCGCCGTCGTGAACGATGTGCTCGCCGGGGTGATGTCGCGGGTGATCGCCGCCCGGTTCCACGCGGCGGTGGCATCGATGGTGCTCGAGGTCGCGCGTCTCTTCGGTGAACGGTCCGAGAAGGTCGCCCTCACCGGCGGGGTTTTCCAGAATGCGCTGCTGCTGTCGTCGGTGCGGACCCTGCTGAGCGACAACGACTTCGAAGTGATCACCCATCGACTCGTGCCGCCGAACGACGGCGGTGTGGCATTCGGGCAGCTGCTCGTTGCCGGTGCGGGATGAACGGAAGGAGGAGGGCTGATGTGTCTGGCGGTACCGGGCAAGGTCGTGTCCATCGATGACGACGCCGACACCCTCATGTCGATCGTCGACTTCGGCGGGCTCCACAAAGAGGTGTGTCTGCAATACATTCCGGACGCCGCGATCGGCGACTACGTGCTGGTGCACGTCGGTTTCGCCATCCAGCGCCTCGACGAGGAGTCCGCCCTCGCAACGCTTGCGGAGTTCGAGCACCTCGGCGTGCTGTCCGAGGAATTCGGTGACGGCTTCGCCCGCGCCGCCGAACAGGCCGGGGTGGCCGACCCCCGGCGAACAGATGGCGACCGCGACGAGACAGAGGTGACACGATGAAGTATCTCGACGAGTTCAGCAACCCGGACCTGGCGGCCAAGCTGATCGAGGAGATCCGCGCGGCGACCGATCATCGGTGGGCGATCATGGAAGTGTGTGGTGGTCAGACGCATTCGATCGTCCGCCACGGGATCGACCAACTGCTTCCCGAGCAGATCGAAATGATCCACGGGCCCGGCTGCCCGGTCTGTGTGACGCCGCTCGAGGTGATCGACAAGGCGCTGGAGATCGCAGCGACCCCCGGGGTCATCTTCTGCTCGTTCGGAGACATGCTGCGGGTACCGGGTACCGAACGTGACCTGTTCGCGGTGAAGAGTGCCGGCGGCGATGTCCGGGTCGTGTACTCACCGCTGGACGCGCTCACTCTCGCCAAGGAGAACCCTGAACGGGAGGTGGTGTTCTTCGGTATCGGATTCGAGACGACCGCACCGGCGAATGCGATGACCGTCTTCCAGGCCCGGCGTCAGGGCATCACCAACTTCTCGATGTTGGTGTCGCATGTGCTGGTGCCGCCGGCGATTGCTGCGATCATGGAGTCGCCGACGTGCCGGGTGCAGGCCTTCCTCGCGGCCGGCCATGTCTGCAGTGTGATGGGCGTCGGCCAGTATCCGCCGCTGGCACAGCGGTATCGGGTGCCCATGGTGGTCACCGGTTTCGAGCCGCTCGACATCCTCGAGGGGATACGGCGGACCGTCATCCAGCTCGAGGCCGGACGGTACGAGGTGGAGAACGCCTACCGTCGCGCGGTCCCGGCGGAGGGGAACCCGGCCGCGCAAGCGATGCTGGCGGATGTCTTCGAGGTGACCGATCGGACCTGGCGAGGCATCGGGATGATCCCGGACAGCGGCTGGCGCCTGTCGGCCCGATATCGGGACTTCGACGCGGAGTACCGGTTCCACGTGGACGGGCTGCATGCCGAGGAGTCGGCGATCTGCCGGTCGGGCGAGGTCCTGCAGGGGCTGATCAAACCGCACGAGTGCGCGGCGTTCGGCACCGAGTGCACGCCGAGACATCCACTCGGCGCGACGATGGTGTCGTCGGAGGGCGCGTGTGCGGCCTATTACCTGTATCGCCGGCTCGATCTCCCGGCCGACGCGGCACATTCGGCGGCGTCGCATGCCTGAGGCGATCCGGTCGACGGCCCGGCACGCACGCAACGTCGACATGGAGAACTGGGTGTGCCCCCTTCCGCTGCGCGACTCCCCGAATGTGGTGATGGGACACGGTGGCGGGGGTGCGATGTCACAGCAACTCATCGAGCATCTGTTCCTGCCGTCCTTCGGCGCGGCCGCCGACGCGGGCATGGGGGACTCCGCCGTCCTCGACGTCGGCGGTGTCCGCCTGGCGTTCTCGACGGATTCGTTCGTGGTACAGCCGCCGGAGTTCCCGGGCGGGTCGATCGGCGAACTCGCCGTGAACGGCACGGTGAACGATCTCGCGATGGCCGGTGCGCGGCCGCTGGCCCTGTCGACGGCATTCATCCTCGAGGAGGGGACACCGCTCGCCGACGTCGCACGCGCCGCCGAGGCGATGGGGAGCGCGGCCCTTGCCGCGGGCGTCTCACTCGTGACCGGTGACACGAAGGTGGTGGACTCGGGCTGCGGTGACGGCATCTACATCAACACCGCGGGCATCGGGATCATCGACGACGGCGTCGACATCGGACCCACCCGCGCGCGCGTCGGTGACGTGGTGATCGTGAGCGGGGACATCGGTGTGCACGGCGTTGCGGTCATGAGCTGTCGTGAAGGGCTGGAGTTCGGCACGTCGGTGCGCAGCGACACGGCGTCGCTGGGCGGCCTGGTCGCGGCGATGATCGCCACCGGCGCGGACATCCACACACTGCGCGATCCGACCCGCGGCGGACTGGCCGCCGGGCTGAACGAGATCGCGACCACGGCCGACGTCGGAGTGGTCCTGCAGGAGAGCGCGATTCCCGTACCCCAGGAGGTTCGCGATGCGTGTGGTGTGCTCGGCCTCGACCCGATGTACGTGGCCAACGAGGGAAAGCTGATCGCATTCGTCGCACCCGAACACGCCGAGTTGCTCCTGGCCGCGATGCGGGCCCATCCGCTGGGCGCCGGTGCGGCCGTCATCGGCGACTGCGTACCCGACCACCGGGGGATGGTGGTGGCGCGGACCACGCTCGGCGGCACCCGGGTGGTCGATCTGCCAGTGGGCGAGCAGCTGCCGAGAATATGTTGACGCCCGACCGTCGGACTCGTCGCGTCGATGATCCCGGTGTCACCACGTTCGCGCGGTATGCCTTCGCGCCCAACGAGCTCGGCTATTGCGGCCCCGAGGATTTCGTCGAACTGCTGCACGGGGAACCCAGTCGGATTGCCGAACGCGCGAACGAGTTCGAGGGTGCCTGGGCGTATCTCGTCACCCTCGCCGAGGCGATCGGGAACCGGGATCCACTGGATGCGGCCATCGTGCACGCCTATTGGGTCGGCGACGACCTGCTGGCGCAGGTCGATCCGCAGGTCCTGTTGGACAATCTCCGGGCTCGCATCCGGGGACCGGCGACCGGGCTCCTGCATTCCGTCGCCGCCGCGGCGAAACCACCCGCACATCACAACTTCCACGTGCTGGCCGTGTATCCGTGGGTCACGCTGCTCCATGTCGACGACACCACGCCGCTGTCGATCCTGCAGAACTGCTGTATCCGAGCGGGGGAGGTGGAGTCGGTGCACGGCGACGTCGCCCGGGTCTCGCGACGGGAACTGTCCTTTGACGGGGCGCACCTCTCGCTGGGCAGCCCGACCACCGCACCGGCACGCTGGCGGCTCCCAGGCCACGAGATGATCGCCGAGCCGGTCGCGGGACTATCGGTGTCGCTGCACTGGGACTGGATCTGCGGGGTGCTCGAGCCGTCCGAGGCCGCGCAACTCGAGATGATCACGCAGCGCGTCCTCGACATCGTCAACCCATGTCTGGATGCACTGCGGGACGGTCGGCGCACAAAGTGACCTCGGCAGGGATGACCGTTCAGAGGGTCAACGGGGGTTGCTTCTCGCATTGGGCGGGCACGATGAACACCGGACGATGGCAATGCTTCAGCACGGCCTCGGCCACGCTCGACCGCAAGAGCGCCTTCAGTCCCGAGGCCCCGCGTGTCCCGGTGACCAGCAGATCCACGTCGAGAGCATCGGCGGCGGCGACCAGCGCTGCCCATACCGTCGACTCCACCTCGACCAGTGATCCGTGCGCATCCATCCCGACCGAGACGGCCAGTTCCACACCGGTCTTGTTGAGGGTCTCCGCTTCTTCCTTGAGCGCGTGGTCGACGCCGGCCTCGAGCTGGGTGTCGAGGAATGGCTGCATCCCGCCGGAGAGCGTGGACAGACGTGCCGGCGACATCCCGCCGGGCTGCCAGGCGGTCACCACGTGCGCCGTCTCGGCGCGGAGGAATTGTGCGGCGTAGCGGATCGCGCGATCGGCATTCGGCGAGCCGTCGTAGGCGATCATCAGCGTCTGGTGGACACCCTGGTCCATGGGCCCAGATTACATGCCAGACTCGAGGCATGGGCTCATCTCAGCGAGGTCGAGGAGTGCGTGGCGTACTGGCGGTGATGACGGTCGCGGCCGTCGTCGTAGCCGGTGCGGGTTGCGCGTCGGAGCAGTCACCGGGTTCCGCGGACAGCGCGACGTCGGCGTACAGCAGTTCGTCGGCGGCCTCGTCGCCGTCGTCAAGCGCCGTAGCCGCGCCGGTATCAGTCTGTGGCACAGCAGAACTCGCAAAGATGACCTTGCGTCAGAAGCTTGCGCAGATGCTCGTCGTCGGGGTCACCGGGGCGGCCGATGCGCAGGCCATCGTGAACAAGGAACAGGTCGGCGGGATCTTTGTCGGCAGCTGGACCGACATGTCGATCCTGTCCAGTGGCGCGGCCGCCCGGATCTCGCGGAACAGCAAGATCCCACTGATGGTCACCGTCGACCAGGAGGGCGGGCGCGTATCGCGCTTGTCGTCGCTGGGTATCGACAGCCCGTCGGCCCGCGAACTCGCGCAGACGAAGACCCCTGCCCAGGTCCGGGCGCTGGGTCAGTCGATCGGTAGGCAGTTGCGGCAGATCGGCGTCACCGTCGACTTCGCGCCCTCAGCGGACGTGAGCGCCGAGGCCGACGACGAAGTGATCGGCGACCGGTCGTTCAGCAACGATCCGGCCGTCGTGACCGAGTACGCGGGGGCCTTCGCCGCGGGTCTGCAGTCGGCGGGGATCACCCCGGTGTACAAGCACTTTCCCGGGCATGGACACGGTTCCGGCGACTCGCATCTCGGCGTCGTAGTGACGCCGCCGCTGTCGTCGCTGGAGAAGAGCGACCTGGTGCCTTATCGCACGTTGCTCAAGAACCCGGGCAATGCGGCCGTGATGGTCGGCCACCTGATCGTCCCGGGGCTGACCGGCCCGGAGACCCCGTCCAGCATCAGCCCGCGGGCGATCGGCATGTTGCGGACCGGGCAGCCCTACGGCGGACCGCCCTTCAACGGCGTCGTCTTCTCCGACGACCTGTCCGGCATGGCCGCCATCAGCGCTCGTTATCCCATCGAGCAGGCGGTCCCGATGGCCATCAAGGCGGGCTCCGACATCGCGTTGTGGCTGGCGACCGACCGCGTGAGCTCCGTTCTCGACTCTTTGCAGCGCGAGGTCGCGGCCAAACGGCTCACCGTGGACCGGGTGAACCGCTCGGTGGTGCGGATCTTGCGGTCGAAGGGTGTTCTCACCTGCTGAACTTACCGGCTGGTAAGTAATCCGGTAAGCTTCTGACACTCAAGGGTGTGTGGGTGTGGGTGTCGAGGAGGAGTGATGGCAGGCGGGACCAAACGGTTGCCCCGCGCGGTGCGGGAGCAACAAATGCTGGACGCCGCCGTCAAGGTCTTCTCCGAAAACGGCTTCCGCGAGGCGTCGATGGATTCCATCGCCGCGCAGGCCGAGATCAGCAAGCCGATGCTGTACCTCTATTACGGCTCCAAGGACGAGCTGTTCAGTGCCTGCATCGCGCGTGAGTCCGGCCGCTTCATCGATGCGATGAGCGTCGGTTTCGATCCGTCGTTGCGCCA contains:
- a CDS encoding HypC/HybG/HupF family hydrogenase formation chaperone — translated: MCLAVPGKVVSIDDDADTLMSIVDFGGLHKEVCLQYIPDAAIGDYVLVHVGFAIQRLDEESALATLAEFEHLGVLSEEFGDGFARAAEQAGVADPRRTDGDRDETEVTR
- the hypD gene encoding hydrogenase formation protein HypD, which encodes MKYLDEFSNPDLAAKLIEEIRAATDHRWAIMEVCGGQTHSIVRHGIDQLLPEQIEMIHGPGCPVCVTPLEVIDKALEIAATPGVIFCSFGDMLRVPGTERDLFAVKSAGGDVRVVYSPLDALTLAKENPEREVVFFGIGFETTAPANAMTVFQARRQGITNFSMLVSHVLVPPAIAAIMESPTCRVQAFLAAGHVCSVMGVGQYPPLAQRYRVPMVVTGFEPLDILEGIRRTVIQLEAGRYEVENAYRRAVPAEGNPAAQAMLADVFEVTDRTWRGIGMIPDSGWRLSARYRDFDAEYRFHVDGLHAEESAICRSGEVLQGLIKPHECAAFGTECTPRHPLGATMVSSEGACAAYYLYRRLDLPADAAHSAASHA
- the hypE gene encoding hydrogenase expression/formation protein HypE; this encodes MPEAIRSTARHARNVDMENWVCPLPLRDSPNVVMGHGGGGAMSQQLIEHLFLPSFGAAADAGMGDSAVLDVGGVRLAFSTDSFVVQPPEFPGGSIGELAVNGTVNDLAMAGARPLALSTAFILEEGTPLADVARAAEAMGSAALAAGVSLVTGDTKVVDSGCGDGIYINTAGIGIIDDGVDIGPTRARVGDVVIVSGDIGVHGVAVMSCREGLEFGTSVRSDTASLGGLVAAMIATGADIHTLRDPTRGGLAAGLNEIATTADVGVVLQESAIPVPQEVRDACGVLGLDPMYVANEGKLIAFVAPEHAELLLAAMRAHPLGAGAAVIGDCVPDHRGMVVARTTLGGTRVVDLPVGEQLPRIC
- a CDS encoding DUF6390 family protein is translated as MLTPDRRTRRVDDPGVTTFARYAFAPNELGYCGPEDFVELLHGEPSRIAERANEFEGAWAYLVTLAEAIGNRDPLDAAIVHAYWVGDDLLAQVDPQVLLDNLRARIRGPATGLLHSVAAAAKPPAHHNFHVLAVYPWVTLLHVDDTTPLSILQNCCIRAGEVESVHGDVARVSRRELSFDGAHLSLGSPTTAPARWRLPGHEMIAEPVAGLSVSLHWDWICGVLEPSEAAQLEMITQRVLDIVNPCLDALRDGRRTK
- a CDS encoding universal stress protein; translated protein: MDQGVHQTLMIAYDGSPNADRAIRYAAQFLRAETAHVVTAWQPGGMSPARLSTLSGGMQPFLDTQLEAGVDHALKEEAETLNKTGVELAVSVGMDAHGSLVEVESTVWAALVAAADALDVDLLVTGTRGASGLKALLRSSVAEAVLKHCHRPVFIVPAQCEKQPPLTL
- a CDS encoding glycoside hydrolase family 3 N-terminal domain-containing protein, whose protein sequence is MTLRQKLAQMLVVGVTGAADAQAIVNKEQVGGIFVGSWTDMSILSSGAAARISRNSKIPLMVTVDQEGGRVSRLSSLGIDSPSARELAQTKTPAQVRALGQSIGRQLRQIGVTVDFAPSADVSAEADDEVIGDRSFSNDPAVVTEYAGAFAAGLQSAGITPVYKHFPGHGHGSGDSHLGVVVTPPLSSLEKSDLVPYRTLLKNPGNAAVMVGHLIVPGLTGPETPSSISPRAIGMLRTGQPYGGPPFNGVVFSDDLSGMAAISARYPIEQAVPMAIKAGSDIALWLATDRVSSVLDSLQREVAAKRLTVDRVNRSVVRILRSKGVLTC